In the genome of Tetrapisispora phaffii CBS 4417 chromosome 14, complete genome, one region contains:
- the TPHA0N01560 gene encoding uncharacterized protein (similar to Saccharomyces cerevisiae LHS1 (YKL073W); ancestral locus Anc_2.618) has product MKCNQLFWVTVLICINQYAFGAILGIDFGYENIKAMIVSPKAPLEIVLTPESKRKDVSGIAFKSLNSDNSSLERIFGSAIGSLSTRFPQNTLLNLKPLLGKTIDDEFELQQYKEKHFGVEIIPSNWDSISFSVFDEEYTAEELVAMNIQEIVKRANELLEINDSLNTDRVTELSITVPDFAGFNERSALLRIGNMTTDRLPTYLVSDGLSVAINFALKNRDSPADTKVYYMIYDMGASSTQATLFSLNRPANTSEPVEIEIGGYGYDKNLGGSDFNLALFNLIKNKFLKEHTEFTSKELDKNPKSLAKIYQATEKAKLVLSANMDVSITIESIIDEIDFRATVSRTEFEESIKSLCKRSINPIKDSMNDQLWEDTITMEDLSGVILFGGSQRVPIIQKSLIEFVGEDKLLRNVNSDESAVNGVTIRGVKLSNSFRTKPLNIIERSINSYSILTSESTKKGEVFEKGSKYPSTQSFILETVSELPKSQQLKLFENDFNFKNITIEYEGLINSNNLTECEYGFALKATFSLSQERFFDLDEVNVICLQDYLKYNETQKVAKNINLERTSLFEISEDNINLPALVFSSQSESQLLASKNVQSIRERIINMNNADAKRFELHEIKNVFEGLLYNTLSFLESVDDVKVESLTEYRELKKITPEYLEWFEGLQEDITKDLIMDKAIILENLKEKVEFYVLTLNEKLDQEEFKRMLNKSDELLALIKKYNDSLSLFVSELKEMNKEVDIDIDELFEGIRLPSKLSQSILMFENSLIKFKDVNYIINYLLEGGVIETLPKSTLFEISLSFEESYLEMEELMKAFVASHDYRIRELKSTVQRKIKSIERKAARQKVKSERENKKSSNETTSLKEESESKSNSTQQKKRKIRAKRSKVSSTTANNDVTGEETMSHDEL; this is encoded by the coding sequence ATGAAGTGTAACCAATTGTTTTGGGTTACTGTTTTAATTTGCATCAATCAATACGCATTCGGTGCTATTTTAGGTATTGATTTTGGTTATGAAAATATCAAGGCTATGATTGTATCGCCAAAGGCTCCTTTAGAAATCGTTTTGACACCAGAGTCTAAACGTAAGGATGTTTCTGGTATAGCTTTCAAGTCATTGAATTCAGATAACTCCAGTTTAGAACGTATATTCGGGTCAGCAATTGGCTCGTTATCAACTAGATTCCCACAAAATAcgttattaaatttgaaaccaTTACTAGGTAAGACGattgatgatgaatttgaattgCAACAGTACAAAGAAAAGCATTTTGGTGTTGAGATTATACCATCGAACTGGGATTCGATTTCATTTTCTGTATTCGATGAGGAATACACAGCTGAGGAACTAGTTGCAATGAATATACAAGAAATCGTCAAAAGAGCGAACGAATTACTAGAAATAAATGATAGTTTGAATACTGATAGAGTGACTGAGTTGTCTATCACAGTCCCTGATTTTGCTGGATTCAATGAAAGAAGCGCTCTTTTGAGAATTGGCAATATGACTACAGATCGTTTACCAACATACTTGGTGAGTGATGGTTTATCCGTAGCAATCAATTTTGCATTAAAGAATCGTGACTCTCCAGCAGATACAAAGgtatattatatgataTATGATATGGGAGCAAGCAGTACACAAGCTACATTGTTCTCCTTAAATAGACCAGCCAATACCTCAGAACCAGTTGAGATTGAGATAGGCGGTTATGGTTATGATAAAAATCTTGGAGGTTCTGACTTTAACTTGGCACTatttaatttgataaaaaataaatttttaaaagaacaTACTGAATTCACTTCTAAGGAGCTTGACAAAAATCCAAAATCTCTGGCAAAAATTTATCAAGCAACAGAAAAGGCTAAACTTGTGTTGAGTGCCAACATGGACGTATCTATAACTATTGAATCTATTATCgatgaaattgatttcCGTGCCACCGTTTCGAGGActgaatttgaagaatcaattaaatctttaTGTAAAAGATCTATTAATCCAATTAAAGATTCTATGAATGATCAACTTTGGGAAGATACAATTACGATGGAAGATTTAAGTGgtgttattttatttggaGGCTCACAAAGAGTTccaataattcaaaaaagcCTAATTGAATTTGTAGGTGAAGATAAATTGTTACGTAATGTCAATTCGGATGAGTCTGCAGTAAATGGTGTCACTATTAGAGGTGTAAAATTATCTAACTCATTTAGAACAAAaccattaaatattattgaacGTTCAATTAACTCATATTCGATTTTAACCTCGGAGTCTACAAAGAAAGGTGAAGTTTTTGAGAAAGGTTCAAAATATCCATCGACCCAATCATTTATCTTAGAAACTGTATCAGAATTACCAAAATCTCAACAACTAAAGCTCTTTGAAAAcgatttcaattttaagaaTATTACAATAGAATATGAAGGTTTGATTAACAGTAATAACTTAACCGAGTGTGAATATGGATTTGCATTGAAGGCTACATTTTCACTATCACAAGAAAGATTTTTCGATCTTGATGAAGTAAACGTGATATGTTTGCAGGATTATTTGAAGTATAATGAAACTCAAAAAGTTgctaaaaatatcaatttagAAAGaacttcattatttgaaattagtgaagataatataaatttaccAGCTCTTGTGTTTTCGAGCCAATCTGAATCTCAATTGTTAGCTTCAAAGAATGTCCAATCCATAAGAGAGCgtattattaatatgaACAACGCAGATGCAAAGAGATTTGAATTAcatgaaattaaaaatgtttttgaaggcttattatataatacattAAGTTTTCTAGAAAGTGTGGATGATGTGAAGGTTGAATCCTTAACTGAATATAgagaattaaaaaagatTACGCCTGAATACCTGGAATGGTTTGAGGGTTTGCAAGAAGATATTACTAAAGATTTAATTATGGATAAAGCAATAATTCTTGAAAACCTAAAGGAAAAAGTTGAATTTTATGTATTAACCttgaatgaaaaattagatcaagaagaattcaaaagaatGTTAAATAAGTCGGATGAATTGTTAGCTTTAATCAAGAAGTATAACGACTCGTTGAGCTTATTTGTTTCTGAGTTAAAGGAAATGAATAAAGAGgttgatattgatattgatgaGTTATTTGAAGGTATTCGTTTACCTTCGAAATTATCACAGTCTATTCTCATGTTTGAGAACagtttaataaaattcaagGATGTGAACTATATTATAAACTATTTATTGGAAGGTGGTGTTATTGAAACACTTCCAAAATCCACATTGTTTGAAATTAGTTTATCCTTTGAAGAATCGTATTTAGAAATGGAAGAATTGATGAAAGCTTTTGTTGCATCTCATGATTATCGTATTCGTGAATTAAAATCGACTgttcaaagaaaaataaaatctatTGAACGTAAAGCAGCAAGACAAAAAGTTAAAAGCGAAAGGGAGAATAAGAAAAGCTCTAACGAAACTACATCTTTGAAAGAGGAATCAGAATCAAAATCTAATTCTACtcaacaaaaaaagagaaaaatcAGAGCCAAAAGGTCTAAGGTCTCCAGCACCACAGCAAATAATGATGTAACTGGTGAAGAAACCATGAGCCACGATGAATTATAG